Proteins encoded together in one Triticum dicoccoides isolate Atlit2015 ecotype Zavitan chromosome 7B, WEW_v2.0, whole genome shotgun sequence window:
- the LOC119335194 gene encoding ervatamin-C-like translates to MATTVARLLLAVTMVFLLAAPTASGGTITMSFALEEVTSEEALLSLYERWAQHFGKALPSGGALGSTRFAVFAESVRLAHQRGPGKLKLNEFADTALNNDHNIRCYIPMAQAVVPEGQRRKYPDPPLSADWRSAGAVTPVMDQGTHCGSCWAFATASAIEGLYKIEHGDLISLSPQQLVDCDGSNRHCGGGTPAEAFQTISLGDGISRWADYPYKGVKGWCYPARKGVGIRGWERVEPRDETALMWAVFKRPVTVGVDANSTAFMQYRGGLFDGPCNTTLGHAMTLVGYGTTGHSDPYGEPEGVDYWLLKNTWSTAWGEAGYMRLRRGAEAKGGVCGVMLETTYPIHSYALF, encoded by the coding sequence ATGGCGACCACTGTGGCGAGACTCCTGCTCGCGGTGACCATGGTTTTTCTCCTCGCCGCGCCCACGGCGAGTGGTGGcaccatcaccatgtcgttcgcctTGGAGGAGGTCACGTCGGAGGAGGCCCTCCTCTCTCTGTACGAGCGGTGGGCGCAACACTTCGGGAAGGCTCTCCCAAGCGGAGGAGCACTTGGCAGCACCCGCTTCGCCGTCTTCGCGGAGAGTGTCCGGCTCGCGCACCAGCGTGGCCCGGGAAAACTCAAGCTCAACGAGTTCGCTGACACCGCCCTCAATAACGACCACAACATCCGCTGCTACATTCCGATGGCGCAAGCCGTCGTCCCAGAGGGCCAGCGGAGAAAATACCCAGATCCACCGTTGTCCGCGGACTGGCGCTCCGCGGGCGCCGTGACGCCGGTGATGGATCAAGGGACGCACTGTGGAAGCTGCTGGGCTTTTGCAACCGCATCGGCCATCGAAGGCCTTTACAAGATCGAGCACGGGGACCTGATCTCGCTATCGCCCCAGCAGCTCGTAGACTGCGACGGCAGCAACAGGCACTGTGGAGGTGGCACCCCGGCCGAGGCATTCCAAACCATTTCACTTGGTGATGGCATCTCGCGATGGGCGGACTATCCGTACAAAGGTGTTAAGGGCTGGTGCTACCCGGCCCGCAAAGGCGTGGGCATCAGGGGCTGGGAGCGTGTGGAGCCGCGGGACGAGACGGCGCTCATGTGGGCGGTGTTCAAGCGCCCCGTCACGGTAGGGGTCGACGCCAACAGCACGGCCTTTATGCAATACCGCGGTGGCCTCTTCGACGGGCCCTGCAATACCACTCTCGGTCACGCCATGACCCTGGTTGGGTATGGAACTACCGGACACAGCGACCCTTACGGCGAGCCGGAGGGAGTCGACTATTGGCTCCTCAAAAATACCTGGTCCACGGCGTGGGGCGAAGCCGGCTATATGCGGCTCCGGCGAGGTGCCGAGGCCAAAGGTGGGGTGTGCGGGGTAATGCTCGAGACCACCTATCCGATCCATTCCTATGCGCTATTTTAA